One Lepus europaeus isolate LE1 chromosome 7, mLepTim1.pri, whole genome shotgun sequence DNA segment encodes these proteins:
- the IL18BP gene encoding interleukin-18-binding protein, translated as MAMRQNWTPESRALWVLLLCSHTITLLARATPTPQNITAATGSAGIPEDSWPPVFPTAKQCPALEVTWPEVEVPLNGTLTLSCTACSYFPHFHALYWLGNGSFIEHLPGRLWEDSTRRQHRSRSTWLWKALVLEELSPTLRSTNFTCVYVDPAQVARRHVVPAQLWAALRTALPSSQSPAPQLSTSAESGLHPATAPP; from the exons ATGGCCATGAGACAGAACTGGACTCCAG AATCCAGGGCTTTGTGGGTCTTGCTCCTGTGTTCCCACACCATTACTCTCCTGGCCAGAGCCACACCTACACCTCAGAACATCACAGCTGCCACTGGCTCAGCTGGGATTCCGGAGGACTCCTGGCCCCCAGTGTTTCCAACAGCTAAGCAGTGCCCAGCATTGGAGGTGACCTGGCCAGAGGTGGAAGTGCCACTAA ATGGAACGCTCACCTTGTCCTGTACCGCCTGCAGCTACTTTCCCCACTTCCACGCCCTCTACTGGCTCGGTAATGGTTCCTTCATCGAGCACCTCCCGGGGCGGCTGTGGGAGGACAGCACCAG ACGGCAGCACAggagcagaagcacctggctgtggAAGGCCTTGGTGCTGGAGGAGCTGAGCCCCACCCTGCGCAGCACCAACTTCACCTGTGTGTACGTGGACCCTGCACAGGTTGCCCGGCGCCACGTtgtcccagcccagctctgg GCTGCGCTGAGGACAGCCCTGCCCTCCAGCCAAAGCCCAGCGCCACAGCTGTCCACCtcagcagagtcaggactccacCCAGCGACAGCACCACCTTGA